The Pieris rapae chromosome 16, ilPieRapa1.1, whole genome shotgun sequence genome includes a region encoding these proteins:
- the LOC110991419 gene encoding uncharacterized protein LOC110991419, whose product MSLDVDTFEKQFIDLLGGFQLLYISESGLKEAVRTEAMRAEAAEAARDNAVRTTEDHRAATAAATAGAKEAARALSDVQNELTNTKIQLGLVERQRSLFEEKYTETSEHIAVLEKEVQEFKHLKTMYTELQKQFIELQERVQSSTESARSEATRLENELRRVEKCASAGTELRERARLAADAHARERRLAADELHDTTRELQSAKGEITRLKLLVTDLESKIRDLKEKSTKSLEISDRDILLETKAALEAERNTTTLLEKALAAATADNAVLAAELHGQDNIGVSSKIIEETETTSTNICSIDSFLAD is encoded by the exons ATGAGTTTGGACGTTGATACAttcgaaaaacaatttatagatTTACTTGGCGGATTTCAACTGTTATAT ATATCAGAATCCGGCTTAAAAGAAGCTGTTCGCACTGAAGCCATGCGAGCTGAAGCCGCGGAAGCAGCTCGCGATAACGCAGTAAGAACAACTGAAGATCACCGAGCAGCTACAGCCGCTGCTACTGCTGGGGCGAAGGAAGCTGCCAGAGCTCTTTCTGATGTACAGAATGAGCTTACTAATACGAAAATTCAGTTGGGCTTAGTT GAACGCCAACGATCGCTCTtcgaagaaaaatataccGAAACGAGCGAACACATAGCTGTACTTGAGAAGGAAGTCCAAGAATTTAAACATCTTAAAACGATGTACACAGAATTACAGAAACAGTTCATCGAATTGCAGGAGCGTGTTCAATCTTCAACGGAGAGTGCTCGAAG TGAAGCAACGCGCTTAGAAAATGAACTTCGCCGTGTCGAGAAATGCGCTAGCGCAGGGACGGAGCTTCGTGAGCGAGCAAGATTAGCAGCCGACGCTCACGCCAGGGAAAGGCGATTAGCAGCTGATGAATTGCACGATACTACACGGGAACTACAAAGTgctaaag GTGAAATTACACGCCTGAAGTTGCTAGTAACTGATCTTGAAAGTAAAATTCgagatttaaaagaaaaatctacAAAGAGTTTAGAGATTTCCGATCGAGACATATTACTGGAGACTAAGGCTGCTTTAGAAGCAGAAAGGAACACAACAACACTGTTAGAGAAAGCTTTAGCTGCAGCGACAGCTGATAACGCGGTTTTGGCCGCAGAGCTACATGGTCAAGATAATATTGGAGTTTCGTCTAAAATTATAGAGGAAACGGAAACAACTTCGACAAATATATGCTCGATTGATTCGTTTCTTGCTgattaa